Proteins found in one Bacillus subtilis subsp. subtilis str. 168 genomic segment:
- the rdgB gene encoding deoxyinosine/deoxyxanthosine triphosphate pyrophosphatase, promiscuous (subunit A) (Evidence 2a: Function from experimental evidences in other organisms; PubMedId: 16322510, 17090528, 17976651, 18689515, 19943897; Product type e: enzyme), protein MIIMKEAIIATHNPGKVKEFKEILEPRGYDVKSLAEIGFTEEIEETGHTFEENAIMKAEAVAKAVNKMVIADDSGLSIDNLGGRPGVYSARYAGEQKDDQANIEKVLSELKGIEKEQRTARFRCALAVSIPGEETKTVEGHVEGYIAEEPRGEYGFGYDPIFIVKDKDKTMAELTSDEKNKISHRADALKKLSKLLEA, encoded by the coding sequence TTGATCATCATGAAAGAAGCAATTATTGCAACACATAATCCGGGAAAAGTGAAGGAATTCAAAGAAATTCTTGAGCCAAGAGGCTATGATGTCAAATCTTTAGCTGAAATTGGATTCACAGAGGAAATTGAAGAAACAGGCCATACATTTGAAGAAAATGCCATTATGAAAGCGGAAGCTGTTGCCAAAGCAGTGAACAAAATGGTGATTGCGGATGACTCCGGACTATCCATCGATAATCTTGGCGGCAGACCCGGGGTTTATTCAGCCCGCTATGCAGGGGAACAGAAAGACGACCAGGCAAATATCGAAAAAGTGCTCAGCGAGCTGAAAGGTATCGAAAAAGAACAGCGCACCGCCCGTTTCCGCTGCGCACTGGCCGTGAGTATTCCCGGAGAGGAAACAAAAACAGTCGAAGGCCATGTTGAAGGGTATATTGCTGAAGAACCGAGAGGAGAATATGGCTTTGGCTATGACCCAATTTTTATCGTGAAAGATAAAGATAAGACGATGGCTGAACTGACAAGTGATGAAAAAAATAAAATCAGCCATAGGGCTGACGCGCTTAAAAAGCTGTCTAAGCTTTTGGAGGCATAA
- the ysnF gene encoding putative stress response protein (Evidence 3: Putative function from multiple computational evidences; PubMedId: 11988534, 27464829; Product type ph: phenotype) yields the protein MKSIVGVYETPQETIAAIEGLLTKGYDSDDISVVTSRRDTDYLESRTGTEVNQAIDAHQDESESFFDKLKDYFTMDDTATHSKALSDLDIKTDEIDKYQEDLDDGKLLVAVDTDADVIAPIDNGNALSGGFSSTNELDYTTKEEKTMPLREEQLKVDKEDVQTGEVEIGKEVKTEKRDMDIPVRHDEIYVERRPVDENKTDAAPVNDSEEIRVPIVEEKLEVTKKPVVTDEVVVGKRTVEENEHISETVKKEEPRLNKEGKVDGLDDDPLNNK from the coding sequence ATGAAAAGCATAGTTGGTGTATATGAAACTCCGCAGGAAACCATCGCAGCGATTGAAGGCTTACTTACAAAAGGCTATGATTCTGATGACATTTCTGTTGTGACAAGCCGGCGAGATACAGATTATTTGGAGTCACGTACAGGAACAGAAGTCAATCAAGCTATCGATGCACATCAGGACGAATCTGAATCTTTTTTCGATAAACTGAAAGATTATTTCACAATGGATGATACTGCTACACACAGCAAAGCATTATCCGACTTGGATATTAAAACTGATGAAATAGACAAGTATCAAGAAGATTTGGATGACGGAAAACTTCTGGTAGCCGTCGATACAGATGCAGATGTAATTGCTCCTATTGATAACGGCAATGCCCTTTCAGGCGGCTTTTCAAGCACAAATGAATTGGATTATACAACGAAAGAAGAAAAAACGATGCCGCTCCGGGAAGAACAGCTGAAGGTCGATAAGGAAGACGTTCAAACCGGCGAAGTAGAAATAGGAAAAGAAGTGAAAACAGAAAAAAGAGATATGGACATTCCGGTGAGACATGATGAAATTTATGTCGAACGCCGTCCAGTGGATGAAAATAAAACGGACGCTGCTCCCGTCAACGATTCGGAAGAGATCAGAGTTCCAATCGTTGAGGAAAAGCTGGAAGTGACTAAAAAACCGGTTGTCACTGATGAAGTGGTTGTCGGCAAACGCACTGTTGAAGAAAATGAACATATTTCTGAAACTGTGAAAAAAGAAGAACCTCGTCTGAATAAAGAAGGAAAAGTTGACGGCTTGGATGATGATCCGTTAAATAACAAATGA
- the rph gene encoding ribonuclease PH (Evidence 1a: Function from experimental evidences in the studied strain; PubMedId: 1624460, 19153445; Product type e: enzyme) codes for MRHDGRQHDELRPITFDLDFISHPEGSVLITAGNTKVICNASVEDRVPPFLRGGGKGWITAEYSMLPRATNQRTIRESSKGKISGRTMEIQRLIGRALRAVVDLEKLGERTIWIDCDVIQADGGTRTASITGAFLAMAIAIGKLIKAGTIKTNPITDFLAAISVGIDKEQGILLDLNYEEDSSAEVDMNVIMTGSGRFVELQGTGEEATFSREDLNGLLGLAEKGIQELIDKQKEVLGDSLPELK; via the coding sequence ATGAGACATGACGGAAGACAACACGATGAGCTGCGTCCAATCACATTCGATTTGGATTTTATCAGCCATCCGGAAGGTTCTGTTCTAATAACAGCGGGAAATACAAAGGTAATCTGCAACGCGTCTGTTGAGGACCGCGTACCGCCGTTTTTGCGGGGCGGAGGGAAAGGCTGGATTACAGCAGAGTACAGCATGCTGCCGCGGGCAACAAACCAAAGAACAATCAGAGAATCTTCTAAGGGGAAAATTTCCGGCAGAACAATGGAGATCCAACGCCTGATCGGCCGCGCGCTTCGAGCTGTTGTAGATCTGGAAAAGCTCGGTGAACGGACGATTTGGATTGACTGTGATGTCATTCAAGCTGATGGAGGAACTAGAACAGCTTCCATTACAGGCGCATTTCTTGCTATGGCGATTGCGATTGGCAAGCTGATCAAAGCAGGAACAATCAAGACAAATCCGATCACTGATTTTCTTGCTGCAATCTCTGTTGGAATTGATAAGGAACAGGGAATTTTGTTAGATTTAAATTATGAAGAAGATTCCTCTGCTGAAGTTGACATGAATGTCATCATGACAGGCAGCGGCCGTTTTGTGGAATTGCAGGGAACCGGGGAAGAGGCAACTTTTTCTAGAGAGGATCTGAACGGTCTTCTGGGTCTTGCGGAAAAAGGAATCCAAGAGCTGATTGACAAGCAAAAAGAAGTGCTGGGTGATTCTCTGCCAGAACTGAAATAA
- the cotQ gene encoding inner spore coat protein (Evidence 1a: Function from experimental evidences in the studied strain; PubMedId: 19933362; Product type cp: cell process): protein MNKSFADMQGFPAGFPSFPNFPQQYYPAVPPFYQQSQQPFGGYGYGQPFSQAYSPLTTPSGMYSSFPYASGFYGQQFSGAGFSGHGGSLSAPAIHAGGFSGAPGVHGGFRY, encoded by the coding sequence ATGAATAAATCATTTGCAGACATGCAAGGATTTCCTGCGGGCTTTCCAAGCTTCCCCAACTTTCCGCAGCAGTACTATCCTGCTGTCCCTCCCTTTTACCAGCAAAGCCAGCAGCCATTTGGAGGCTACGGATACGGACAGCCGTTCAGTCAGGCATACAGCCCGTTAACCACTCCCTCTGGAATGTACTCCTCATTCCCATACGCTTCAGGATTTTACGGACAGCAATTTTCAGGTGCAGGCTTTAGCGGCCATGGCGGCAGCTTAAGTGCTCCAGCGATACATGCCGGCGGATTCAGCGGGGCGCCAGGCGTACACGGAGGCTTTAGATATTAA
- the ysnB gene encoding putative phosphoesterase (Evidence 3: Putative function from multiple computational evidences; Product type e: enzyme), with product MNVLIISDSHGLEEELQTIAKRHEAEVDLMIHCGDSELETRHPALEPYAVVKGNCDFAGDFKDELLLTAGSRKILVTHGHLHGIKQTLLNVYYRAEELGADVICFGHSHIAGSEVLRGKLMINPGSIRLPRVRRTESYAILTLENDAATVRFYDQAGNEIEDLQNRVTL from the coding sequence ATGAACGTGCTGATTATCAGTGACAGCCATGGGCTTGAAGAAGAACTCCAAACCATTGCGAAACGGCATGAGGCAGAAGTTGATCTCATGATTCATTGCGGGGACTCTGAGCTTGAGACGAGGCATCCTGCATTGGAGCCTTATGCGGTTGTAAAAGGCAATTGCGATTTTGCCGGCGATTTTAAGGACGAGCTTCTTCTGACTGCCGGCTCAAGAAAAATACTAGTCACACACGGCCACCTTCACGGTATAAAACAGACCTTGTTAAACGTATACTATCGTGCAGAGGAGCTCGGGGCGGATGTTATCTGCTTCGGGCATTCGCACATCGCGGGAAGCGAAGTGCTGCGCGGAAAACTGATGATTAACCCAGGCAGCATCCGGCTTCCGAGGGTGCGCAGGACAGAAAGCTATGCTATACTGACATTAGAAAATGATGCTGCGACAGTCCGTTTTTACGACCAAGCAGGCAATGAAATTGAGGATCTGCAAAATCGAGTCACACTATGA
- the ysnE gene encoding putative indole acetic acid N-acetyltransferase (Evidence 3: Putative function from multiple computational evidences; PubMedId: 17555270, 26337367; Product type e: enzyme), whose protein sequence is MHIKIDDLTGRQVVSLVNEHLHSMTLMSPPESIHALGLEKLRGPEITFWSAWEGDELAGCGALKELDTRHGEIKSMRTSASHLRKGVAKQVLQHIIEEAEKRGYERLSLETGSMASFEPARKLYESFGFQYCEPFADYGEDPNSVFMTKKL, encoded by the coding sequence TTGCATATAAAAATAGACGATTTAACTGGACGTCAGGTGGTTTCACTGGTGAATGAGCATTTACATAGCATGACGCTTATGTCCCCGCCAGAAAGCATTCATGCCTTAGGTCTAGAAAAACTAAGAGGGCCTGAAATAACATTTTGGAGCGCATGGGAAGGTGATGAACTAGCTGGCTGCGGAGCGCTAAAAGAACTGGACACCCGGCATGGAGAAATCAAATCAATGCGAACATCTGCATCACATTTAAGAAAAGGCGTTGCCAAACAAGTTCTCCAGCACATCATTGAAGAAGCCGAGAAGCGAGGCTATGAGCGGTTAAGCTTAGAAACGGGTTCAATGGCTTCATTTGAGCCGGCAAGAAAATTGTATGAAAGCTTCGGTTTCCAGTATTGTGAACCGTTTGCAGACTACGGTGAAGATCCAAACAGTGTGTTTATGACGAAGAAATTGTGA
- the ilvB gene encoding acetohydroxy-acid synthase (large subunit) (Evidence 1c: Function from experimental evidences in the studied genus; PubMedId: 10229948, 14702326, 15228537, 15916605; Product type e: enzyme) produces MGTNVQVDSASAECTQTMSGALMLIESLKKEKVEMIFGYPGGAVLPIYDKLYNSGLVHILPRHEQGAIHAAEGYARVSGKPGVVIATSGPGATNLVTGLADAMIDSLPLVVFTGQVATSVIGSDAFQEADILGITMPVTKHSYQVRQPEDLPRIIKEAFHIATTGRPGPVLIDIPKDVATIEGEFSYDHEMNLPGYQPTTEPNYLQIRKLVEAVSSAKKPVILAGAGVLHGKASEELKNYAEQQQIPVAHTLLGLGGFPADHPLFLGMAGMHGTYTANMALHECDLLISIGARFDDRVTGNLKHFARNAKIAHIDIDPAEIGKIMKTQIPVVGDSKIVLQELIKQDGKQSDSSEWKKQLAEWKEEYPLWYVDNEEEGFKPQKLIEYIHQFTKGEAIVATDVGQHQMWSAQFYPFQKADKWVTSGGLGTMGFGLPAAIGAQLAEKDATVVAVVGDGGFQMTLQELDVIRELNLPVKVVILNNACLGMVRQWQEIFYEERYSESKFASQPDFVKLSEAYGIKGIRISSEAEAKEKLEEALTSREPVVIDVRVASEEKVFPMVAPGKGLHEMVGVKP; encoded by the coding sequence ATGGGGACTAATGTACAGGTGGATTCAGCATCTGCCGAATGTACACAGACGATGAGCGGAGCATTAATGCTGATTGAATCATTAAAAAAAGAGAAAGTAGAAATGATCTTCGGTTATCCGGGCGGGGCTGTGCTTCCGATTTACGATAAGCTATACAATTCAGGGTTGGTACATATCCTTCCCCGTCACGAACAAGGAGCAATTCATGCAGCGGAGGGATACGCAAGGGTCTCCGGAAAACCGGGTGTCGTCATTGCCACGTCAGGGCCGGGAGCGACAAACCTTGTTACAGGCCTTGCTGATGCCATGATTGATTCATTGCCGTTAGTCGTCTTTACAGGGCAGGTAGCAACCTCTGTAATCGGGAGCGATGCATTTCAGGAAGCAGACATTTTAGGGATTACGATGCCAGTAACAAAACACAGCTACCAGGTTCGCCAGCCGGAAGATCTGCCGCGCATCATTAAAGAAGCGTTCCATATTGCAACAACTGGAAGACCCGGACCTGTATTGATTGATATTCCGAAAGATGTAGCAACAATTGAAGGAGAATTCAGCTACGATCATGAGATGAATCTCCCGGGATACCAGCCGACAACAGAGCCGAATTATTTGCAGATCCGCAAGCTTGTGGAAGCCGTGAGCAGTGCGAAAAAACCGGTGATCCTGGCGGGTGCGGGCGTACTGCACGGAAAAGCGTCAGAAGAATTAAAAAATTATGCTGAACAGCAGCAAATCCCTGTGGCACACACCCTTTTGGGGCTCGGAGGCTTCCCGGCTGACCATCCGCTTTTCCTAGGGATGGCGGGAATGCACGGTACTTATACAGCCAATATGGCCCTTCATGAATGTGATCTATTAATCAGTATCGGCGCCCGTTTTGATGACCGTGTCACAGGAAACCTGAAACACTTTGCCAGAAACGCAAAGATAGCCCACATCGATATTGATCCAGCTGAAATCGGAAAAATCATGAAAACACAGATTCCTGTAGTCGGAGACAGCAAAATTGTCCTGCAGGAGCTGATCAAACAAGACGGCAAACAAAGCGATTCAAGCGAATGGAAAAAACAGCTCGCAGAATGGAAAGAAGAGTATCCGCTCTGGTATGTAGATAATGAAGAAGAAGGTTTTAAACCTCAGAAATTGATTGAATATATTCATCAATTTACAAAAGGAGAGGCCATTGTCGCAACGGATGTAGGCCAGCATCAAATGTGGTCAGCGCAATTTTATCCGTTCCAAAAAGCAGATAAATGGGTCACGTCAGGCGGACTTGGAACGATGGGATTCGGTCTTCCGGCGGCGATCGGCGCACAGCTGGCCGAAAAAGATGCTACTGTTGTCGCGGTTGTCGGAGACGGCGGATTCCAAATGACGCTTCAAGAACTCGATGTTATTCGCGAATTAAATCTTCCGGTCAAGGTAGTGATTTTAAATAACGCTTGTCTCGGAATGGTCAGACAGTGGCAGGAAATTTTCTATGAAGAACGTTATTCAGAATCTAAATTCGCTTCTCAGCCTGACTTCGTCAAATTGTCCGAAGCATACGGCATTAAAGGCATCAGAATTTCATCAGAAGCGGAAGCAAAGGAAAAGCTGGAAGAGGCATTAACATCAAGAGAACCTGTTGTCATTGACGTGCGGGTTGCCAGCGAAGAAAAAGTATTCCCGATGGTGGCTCCGGGGAAAGGGCTGCATGAAATGGTGGGGGTGAAACCTTGA